A stretch of Triticum aestivum cultivar Chinese Spring chromosome 1D, IWGSC CS RefSeq v2.1, whole genome shotgun sequence DNA encodes these proteins:
- the LOC123172866 gene encoding cytochrome P450 71A1 → MASPQLDSTLVLCLLFVVSCLAFVVRAFRTSGKDGAAHAAPPSPPALPIIGNLHQLGTGHLHRRLQALARSYGPLFLLRLGSVPTLVVSSASLADAVLRTQDHVFCSRPQQHTACGTLYRCRDIAFSPYGERWRQARCIAFVQLLSAKRVDSFRALRQEEIARFVGRIHAVSGAQENGGERRGVNVTELMLSLTNTVISRAAFGNKLGGVEPGMLRDMMGEISNLLGTIAVSDVFPRLRWVDWATGLDARVKRSAAKLDDILEKAVQEHEKSKGDDGGEARDLLDDLLSVVKDGDQGSKLDRTDVKAIISDMFLAGTDTTSKTIEWTMAELVKNPREMEKVQQEVRRVVGARAGVMEEDVEKMSLLKAAMKEALRLHATVPLLVPHESIKDTWLHGYYIPAKTRVIVNAWAIGRDGKTWEHAEEFRPERFMRENIDYGGRDTRFIPFGAGRRGCPGVAFATRLAELTLANMMYHFDWELPHGQDPESFEVIESNGISPGLKSALILTPKPLQYVLE, encoded by the exons ATGGCTTCTCCTCAGCTCGACTCTACCCTAGTCCTCTGCCTCCTCTTCGTGGTCTCTTGCCTTGCCTTTGTCGTTAGAGCCTTCAGAACTAGCGGCAAGGATGGCGCCGCTCATGCAGCACCGCCTTCGCCTCCGGCGCTGCCCATCATCGGTAACCTGCACCAGCTCGGCACTGGCCACCTCCACCGGAGGCTGCAGGCGCTGGCCAGGAGCTACGGCCcgctcttcctcctccgcctcggcTCGGTGCCCACCCTCGTGGTCTCCTCGGCCTCCCTGGCCGACGCCGTGCTCAGGACCCAGGACCACGTCTTCTGCAGTCGGCCGCAGCAGCACACGGCCTGCGGCACGCTCTACCGCTGCAGGGACATCGCCTTCAGCCcctacggcgagcggtggcgtcaaGCCCGCTGCATCGCCTTCGTGCAACTACTCAGCGCCAAGCGTGTGGACTCCTTCCGCGCGCTCCGGCAGGAGGAGATCGCGCGCTTCGTGGGGCGCATCCACGCGGTGAGTGGCGCCCAGGAGAACGGCGGCGAGCGCCGGGGAGTCAACGTGACCGAGCTCATGCTCAGCTTAACCAACACCGTCATCTCGAGGGCGGCGTTCGGGAACAAGCTCGGAGGAGTGGAACCAGGGATGCTCCGGGACATGATGGGAGAGATCAGCAATCTGCTCGGTACGATCGCCGTGAGCGACGTGTTTCCGCGACTCCGTTGGGTGGACTGGGCGACGGGGCTGGACGCCAGGGTGAAGAGGTCGGCGGCTAAGCTCGACGACATTCTCGAGAAGGCGGTCCAGGAGCACGAGAAAAGCaaaggagacgacggcggcgaggctCGTGACCTCCTGGACGACTTGCTCTCTGTCGTCAAGGATGGTGATCAGGGGTCCAAGCTGGACCGGACTGATGTCAAGGCAATCATCTCG GACATGTTCCTGGCAGGAACAGACACGACATCTAAGACGATAGAATGGACCATGGCCGAGCTTGTCAAGAACCCAAGAGAAATGGAGAAGGTGCAGCAAGAGGTGAGACGGGTTGTCGGTGCACGAGCAGGAGTCATggaggaggatgtggagaagatgaGCCTCCTAAAGGCGGCCATGAAAGAAGCACTGCGGCTGCACGCGACGGTGCCGCTCCTCGTCCCGCACGAGTCGATCAAGGACACCTGGCTCCACGGCTACTACATCCCGGCAAAGACTCGGGTCATCGTCAACGCATGGGCGATTGGGAGAGACGGCAAGACATGGGAGCACGCCGAGGAGTTTCGGCCGGAGAGGTTCATGCGCGAGAACATCGACTATGGCGGTAGGGACACCCGGTTCATACCTTTCGGTGCCGGAAGGAGGGGATGCCCCGGCGTTGCCTTCGCGACTCGCCTGGCCGAGCTCACGCTAGCAAACATGATGTACCATTTCGACTGGGAGCTGCCGCACGGGCAGGACCCTGAGTCGTTTGAGGTCATCGAGTCCAACGGGATATCTCCTGGCCTTAAGTCTGCCTTGATCCTTACCCCGAAACCACTGCAATATGTGTTGGAATAG